Proteins from a genomic interval of Asticcacaulis sp. AND118:
- a CDS encoding peptidylprolyl isomerase gives MTSVAFRRSALLLCTCLSFSGLTLGTSLPAAAQQAAAPQQASQQARPLGEGVVALVNDKLISSYDLKQRMLLLIITSGVQVTQQNYAAFQQQALRALIDEHLQLGEADRFELKISDEEINEEIGNMAQQSGLSTEQLLAELKRAGIEAQTLRDQIKAEIAWGNLVNGRFRPKARVGKDQVDAYMAKLTEDSQKPQYLVAEILIDPETAGGQKEAEAGAQQLFDQIVQGVAPFQSVARQFSNAPSAANGGDAGWLVSGTIDPKIETVLQGMNAGQMTRPIVTDEGVYIYYLREKKDGKADAKLRLKQASVPLTGGDSALRALASFRAKYPTCAALSGEKGSGQVSVADLGFTTLSDLKPEYATALQALKVGDSTAPMQNTMNVNVVYLCDKTAAGDDAPSRDMIEQRLTQQKVSMLGRRYLRDIRDGATIETR, from the coding sequence ATGACCTCCGTTGCCTTCCGCCGTTCCGCGCTGCTGCTCTGCACCTGCCTGTCCTTTTCCGGCCTGACGCTTGGCACCAGCCTGCCTGCCGCCGCGCAGCAAGCTGCCGCGCCCCAACAAGCTTCTCAGCAAGCGCGCCCTTTGGGCGAAGGCGTGGTGGCGCTGGTCAATGACAAGCTGATCTCGTCCTACGACCTCAAGCAGCGCATGCTGCTGCTGATCATCACATCGGGCGTTCAGGTCACCCAGCAGAACTATGCCGCCTTTCAGCAGCAGGCCCTGCGCGCCCTGATCGACGAGCACCTGCAACTGGGCGAAGCCGACCGTTTCGAACTCAAGATTTCCGATGAGGAAATCAACGAGGAAATCGGCAATATGGCGCAACAGTCGGGCCTCAGCACCGAGCAGCTTCTCGCCGAACTGAAGCGCGCCGGTATCGAGGCGCAGACCCTGCGCGATCAGATCAAGGCCGAAATCGCCTGGGGCAATCTGGTCAACGGCCGCTTCCGCCCGAAGGCCCGCGTGGGCAAGGATCAGGTCGACGCCTATATGGCCAAGCTGACCGAAGACAGCCAGAAGCCGCAGTATCTGGTGGCGGAAATCCTGATCGATCCGGAAACCGCGGGCGGTCAGAAGGAAGCCGAGGCCGGCGCCCAGCAATTGTTCGACCAGATCGTACAGGGCGTGGCCCCGTTCCAGTCGGTCGCGCGTCAGTTTTCCAACGCCCCGTCCGCGGCCAATGGCGGCGACGCCGGATGGCTGGTCTCCGGCACCATCGACCCCAAGATCGAAACCGTGCTGCAAGGCATGAATGCCGGTCAGATGACCCGCCCCATCGTCACCGACGAAGGCGTCTACATCTACTATCTGCGTGAAAAGAAGGACGGCAAGGCCGACGCCAAACTGCGCCTCAAGCAGGCCTCCGTGCCGCTGACCGGCGGCGATTCGGCCCTGCGCGCCTTGGCCAGCTTCCGCGCCAAATATCCGACCTGCGCCGCCCTGTCGGGCGAAAAAGGCAGCGGTCAGGTCAGCGTCGCCGATCTCGGTTTCACCACGCTCAGCGACCTGAAACCCGAATACGCCACGGCGCTGCAGGCGCTTAAGGTCGGAGACAGCACCGCGCCGATGCAGAACACCATGAACGTCAATGTCGTCTATCTGTGCGACAAGACCGCCGCCGGTGACGACGCGCCGTCGCGCGACATGATCGAGCAGCGCCTGACGCAGCAGAAGGTGTCCATGCTGGGCCGCCGCTACCTGCGCGACATCCGCGACGGCGCCACCATCGAAACCCGGTAA
- the lptF gene encoding LPS export ABC transporter permease LptF: MRTIECYISRQMRTPILGAIAALTAIAILSQSLTQFDVIVERGQSLSTFLKITFLALPQLSGLIFPVAIFVGTLVALNRLHNDHEIVAGYANGMSLWRIASPVVRFGVYITLTGLLMTLFVQPAASRAMREELFKIKTDVIAAAVREGDFSTTRSGMTIYVQRIDQSGLLRQIFIRTPGPNGQDRTYSAREGRVITPAKGGQVLILRDGSTQQLSPEGVLNHLTFQEYSFDISQYVISEDYLHYKDSDRFIHELFFPNRAMEWENGNWKKLMAEGHARISGPLYNLGFCLLAVVGVLGGSFSRQGYTKRIAVVSFIAAGIRIFGFAVEAGCADTPVANILQYAVPLGLIWGCLAVIGKNDRTCIRGKGKGVHGLTELAPLGGRT; the protein is encoded by the coding sequence TTGCGTACGATTGAATGCTACATTTCGCGCCAGATGCGCACGCCTATTCTCGGCGCGATCGCTGCGCTGACGGCCATTGCGATATTGTCGCAGTCCCTGACGCAGTTCGACGTCATCGTCGAGCGCGGCCAGAGCCTGAGCACCTTCCTCAAGATCACCTTCTTGGCCCTGCCGCAACTGTCCGGCCTGATCTTTCCGGTGGCCATCTTCGTGGGCACGCTGGTGGCGCTCAACCGCCTGCACAACGACCATGAGATCGTGGCGGGCTACGCCAACGGCATGTCGCTGTGGCGCATCGCCTCGCCCGTGGTGCGCTTCGGCGTCTATATCACCCTGACCGGCCTGCTGATGACCCTGTTCGTTCAGCCCGCCGCGTCGCGCGCCATGCGTGAGGAACTGTTCAAGATCAAGACCGACGTCATCGCCGCCGCCGTGCGCGAAGGCGACTTTTCGACCACACGGTCGGGCATGACCATCTACGTGCAGCGCATCGATCAGAGCGGCCTGCTGCGTCAGATATTCATCCGCACGCCGGGTCCCAACGGGCAGGACCGCACCTATTCGGCGCGCGAAGGCCGCGTCATCACCCCTGCCAAGGGCGGTCAGGTGCTGATCCTGCGCGACGGCTCGACGCAGCAGCTTTCGCCCGAAGGCGTGCTCAACCACCTGACTTTTCAGGAATATTCCTTCGACATTTCGCAGTACGTGATTTCCGAAGACTATCTGCACTATAAGGATTCCGACCGCTTCATCCACGAACTGTTCTTCCCCAACCGGGCTATGGAGTGGGAAAACGGCAACTGGAAAAAGCTGATGGCCGAAGGTCATGCGCGCATATCGGGGCCGCTGTACAATCTGGGGTTCTGCCTGCTGGCTGTCGTGGGCGTGCTGGGCGGCAGCTTCAGCCGTCAGGGCTACACCAAACGCATCGCGGTCGTCTCCTTCATCGCGGCCGGCATCCGCATCTTCGGCTTCGCGGTCGAGGCGGGATGCGCCGACACGCCGGTGGCTAATATCCTGCAATATGCGGTGCCTTTGGGCCTGATCTGGGGCTGCCTCGCCGTTATCGGCAAGAATGACCGCACCTGCATCCGCGGCAAGGGCAAGGGCGTGCACGGCCTGACCGAGCTTGCGCCGCTGGGAGGCCGGACATGA
- the rsmA gene encoding 16S rRNA (adenine(1518)-N(6)/adenine(1519)-N(6))-dimethyltransferase RsmA, giving the protein MPELPPLRESLEAHGLMAKKSFGQHFLLDLNVTRKIVRLGQEANPFDGQVVIEVGPGPGGLTRAALESDAAFVLAIEKDSRFIELLSELDAAYPDRFGVVEADALKVDEPALLAERGLPPEAHLVSNLPYNVGTPLLIKWLTGPWQPKSLTLMFQLEVALRVVAPVGDDDYGRLGVISQVLCDCEKLMDLPARAFTPPPKVDSAVVRLIPRAERPTPKIIRNLEMITAAAFGQRRKMLRASLKGLGGETLLAKVGIDPTLRAENISPADFLRLAEAL; this is encoded by the coding sequence ATGCCCGAACTGCCCCCCCTCCGCGAAAGCCTCGAAGCCCACGGCCTGATGGCCAAAAAGAGCTTCGGTCAGCACTTCCTGCTCGACCTCAATGTCACGCGCAAGATCGTGCGGCTGGGGCAGGAAGCCAATCCCTTCGACGGTCAGGTGGTGATCGAGGTCGGCCCCGGCCCCGGCGGCCTGACGCGCGCGGCGCTGGAAAGCGACGCCGCCTTTGTGCTCGCCATCGAAAAAGATTCCAGATTTATTGAATTATTGAGCGAGCTCGACGCCGCCTATCCCGATCGTTTCGGCGTGGTCGAGGCCGATGCGCTCAAGGTCGATGAGCCGGCCCTGCTGGCCGAACGCGGCCTGCCCCCCGAAGCGCATCTGGTGTCCAACCTGCCCTATAATGTCGGCACGCCGCTGCTGATCAAATGGCTGACCGGCCCGTGGCAGCCCAAATCCCTCACCCTGATGTTCCAACTCGAAGTCGCCCTGCGCGTCGTCGCCCCCGTCGGCGATGACGACTACGGGCGTCTGGGGGTTATCTCCCAGGTCCTGTGCGACTGTGAGAAGCTCATGGACCTGCCGGCGCGCGCCTTCACCCCGCCGCCCAAGGTCGATAGCGCCGTGGTGCGCCTGATCCCCAGGGCCGAACGTCCGACGCCGAAAATTATCAGAAATCTGGAAATGATCACTGCGGCCGCCTTCGGTCAGCGCCGCAAGATGCTGCGGGCGTCGTTAAAGGGGCTGGGTGGGGAGACGTTATTGGCTAAGGTCGGGATCGATCCGACGTTACGCGCCGAGAATATCAGCCCGGCGGACTTCTTGAGGTTGGCAGAAGCCCTTTAA
- a CDS encoding proteinase inhibitor i78, with product MMKKLAAGSAFLVVAACSTPAPPPAPPPPPLVSRPTPQKPPELKPVDTDRCGATDLQYLIGKPRTEIPVPLEPSKRRVLCSTCAATMDYRADRQTIVFDTETGIIKSVNCG from the coding sequence ATGATGAAGAAACTGGCCGCAGGTTCCGCATTCCTCGTGGTGGCCGCCTGTTCGACGCCCGCCCCGCCGCCGGCGCCACCCCCGCCGCCGCTCGTGTCGCGCCCGACGCCGCAAAAGCCGCCGGAACTGAAACCCGTCGATACCGACCGCTGCGGGGCCACCGACCTGCAATATCTGATCGGCAAGCCGCGCACGGAAATCCCGGTGCCGCTGGAGCCTTCCAAACGTCGCGTGCTGTGCTCGACCTGCGCCGCGACCATGGATTACCGCGCCGACCGTCAGACGATCGTGTTCGACACCGAGACGGGCATCATCAAGTCGGTCAACTGCGGCTAA
- a CDS encoding leucyl aminopeptidase: MQIELSANIPSDTALAVIVGEGLSLTQGAEALDAATAGHLSAALKKAGFTGARGKVQTVSALADQSYAALAAVGAGPLADLKGQALESVAGSLWHGLKASGLTAVALDLSGFSAQDVATVRFALTLASYRFDKYFGQAKLDKLPALKTITLVTSEAAAAEAAYQPLKAIADGVILARNLVSEPPNVLYPESYAQIIKGYESLGLKVEVLGEAEMQALGMNSLLGVGQGSRKESKLVVMQWNGAGDARPVAFVGKGVTFDTGGISIKPAEGMEDMKWDMGGSAAVVGAMVALAGRKARVNAVGIVGLVENMPDGNAQRPGDVVTAMSGTTIEVINTDAEGRLVLADALWYCQDRFKPQFMIDLATLTGAMIIALGMDYAGVFSNNDDLADKLASASKSVSENTWRMPLPPQYEKQIDSKIADIRNIGGRPAGSITAALFLQRFVNDVPWAHIDIAPTAWTNEQRLTTVPEGGTGFGVRTLNALVEAYYEQ, encoded by the coding sequence ATGCAGATCGAACTGTCCGCCAACATCCCTTCCGACACCGCCCTGGCCGTTATCGTCGGCGAAGGCCTGAGCCTGACGCAGGGCGCCGAAGCGCTCGACGCCGCCACCGCCGGACACCTGAGCGCGGCGCTGAAAAAGGCGGGGTTCACCGGCGCCAGGGGCAAGGTGCAGACGGTTTCGGCGCTGGCCGATCAGTCCTATGCCGCGCTGGCGGCGGTGGGCGCCGGTCCGCTGGCCGACCTTAAGGGCCAAGCGCTCGAATCGGTGGCCGGCAGCCTGTGGCACGGCCTGAAGGCGTCGGGCCTGACCGCGGTGGCGCTCGATCTGTCGGGCTTTTCGGCGCAGGACGTGGCGACGGTACGTTTCGCCCTGACTCTGGCCTCCTACCGCTTCGACAAATATTTCGGTCAGGCCAAGCTGGATAAGCTGCCGGCGTTGAAGACGATCACGCTGGTGACTTCGGAAGCCGCTGCCGCCGAAGCCGCGTATCAGCCGTTGAAAGCCATCGCCGACGGCGTCATTCTGGCGCGCAATCTGGTGTCGGAGCCGCCGAACGTCCTCTATCCGGAGTCGTATGCGCAGATCATCAAGGGCTACGAGTCGCTGGGCCTCAAGGTCGAGGTGCTGGGCGAGGCCGAGATGCAGGCGCTGGGCATGAACTCGCTGCTGGGCGTGGGGCAGGGCTCGCGCAAGGAATCGAAGCTGGTCGTCATGCAATGGAACGGCGCGGGCGACGCCCGGCCGGTCGCTTTTGTCGGTAAGGGCGTGACCTTCGACACCGGCGGCATTTCGATCAAGCCCGCCGAGGGCATGGAAGACATGAAGTGGGACATGGGCGGTTCGGCCGCCGTGGTCGGCGCCATGGTCGCTCTGGCCGGGCGCAAGGCCAGGGTCAATGCCGTCGGCATCGTCGGTCTGGTCGAAAACATGCCGGACGGCAATGCCCAGCGTCCGGGCGATGTGGTCACCGCCATGTCGGGCACGACGATCGAGGTCATCAATACCGACGCCGAAGGCCGCCTCGTTCTGGCCGACGCCCTGTGGTACTGTCAGGACCGCTTCAAGCCGCAGTTCATGATCGATCTGGCCACCCTGACCGGGGCTATGATCATCGCGCTGGGCATGGATTATGCCGGGGTCTTCTCGAACAATGACGATCTGGCCGATAAGCTGGCCAGCGCGTCGAAGTCGGTGTCGGAAAACACCTGGCGTATGCCGCTGCCGCCGCAATACGAAAAGCAGATCGATTCCAAGATCGCCGACATCCGCAATATCGGCGGGCGTCCGGCGGGCTCGATCACCGCCGCCCTGTTCCTGCAGCGCTTCGTCAACGACGTGCCGTGGGCGCATATCGATATCGCGCCGACGGCGTGGACCAATGAGCAACGCCTGACCACCGTACCCGAAGGCGGCACGGGCTTCGGCGTACGCACGCTGAATGCGCTGGTTGAAGCGTATTACGAGCAATAA
- the pdxA gene encoding 4-hydroxythreonine-4-phosphate dehydrogenase PdxA encodes MSPLVLSLGDPCGTGPELAHKAWAALRAHPPSAFAVLGDAALLESLGPIRRIGSPAEAAAAFADALPVLDRPLTAPAIPGQPDPVHAPHIIGWIREGVDFCLTGAARGLVTAPIAKSVLYATGFGFPGHTEYLGDLTAATPYTGTRGPVMMLTAPDAANDSALRVVLATIHIPLSEVKTRLSAGVIRTLAHVTHEALIRDFGVEKPRLVLAGLNPHAGEDGTIGREEVELLTPLVKALRSEGLDIAGPLPADTLFHEEARRTYDAALCLYHDQGLIPLKTLDFWGGVNITLGLPIVRTSPDHGTGFGIAGKGIARPDSLINAIRAAYDISEQRRK; translated from the coding sequence TTGTCGCCTCTCGTCCTGTCTTTAGGCGATCCCTGCGGCACGGGTCCGGAACTGGCGCATAAGGCCTGGGCGGCGTTGAGGGCACATCCGCCCTCCGCCTTTGCCGTGCTGGGCGATGCCGCCCTGCTGGAAAGCCTCGGACCGATCCGCCGCATCGGCAGCCCCGCCGAAGCCGCTGCGGCCTTCGCCGACGCCCTGCCCGTTCTCGACCGCCCTTTGACCGCACCGGCCATCCCCGGTCAGCCCGACCCGGTCCACGCCCCGCACATCATCGGCTGGATCCGCGAAGGCGTGGACTTCTGCCTGACGGGCGCGGCGCGCGGCCTCGTCACCGCCCCCATCGCCAAGTCGGTGCTGTACGCCACCGGATTCGGCTTTCCGGGCCATACCGAATATCTCGGCGACCTGACCGCCGCCACGCCCTATACGGGCACGCGCGGCCCGGTGATGATGCTGACCGCCCCGGACGCGGCCAATGACAGCGCTCTGCGCGTCGTGCTGGCCACCATCCACATCCCGCTGTCAGAGGTGAAAACCCGCCTGTCCGCCGGGGTCATCCGCACGCTCGCCCACGTCACCCACGAAGCCCTGATCCGCGATTTCGGCGTAGAGAAACCCCGTCTGGTGCTGGCCGGGCTCAACCCCCATGCCGGCGAAGACGGCACCATCGGGCGGGAAGAGGTCGAACTTCTGACGCCGCTGGTCAAGGCGCTGCGCAGCGAAGGACTGGACATCGCCGGCCCTTTGCCCGCCGACACCCTGTTCCACGAAGAGGCGCGCCGCACCTACGACGCGGCCCTTTGCCTCTATCACGATCAGGGGCTGATCCCGCTCAAGACGCTGGACTTCTGGGGCGGCGTCAATATAACGCTCGGCCTGCCCATCGTGCGCACCTCCCCCGATCACGGCACCGGTTTCGGCATCGCCGGCAAGGGCATCGCCCGCCCCGACAGCCTGATCAACGCCATTCGGGCCGCGTACGACATCAGTGAACAGCGCCGGAAATAG
- a CDS encoding LPS-assembly protein LptD, whose protein sequence is MRKASLKLSVGVLTLVAAGVVSGQAAARPDAEVEGELRQKGIRFFSADEGSETAPPSVETVASPAPVIAAPASAPVALPAPAPAETAPQSANEAVPTRTRRVVEDRQVESVEDIAPVAAAQARTETPTPAPRPVVITPRLTPKLTDEQWLKAERDRLNGKEDPAETAQAEETPLPDDGLGEDGAFITADEVTSPEENVMLARGKVEMRWEGRLIRADEVRYDQATGKTVASGNVQTINPDGSIQYADRLEVDNEHSAGTGDRIAYIDTENSKLFANKVERVDDQTNRLSEVIFTPCELCVKDNVTQEPTWHIQAGSITQDKRRRVVIYRNAVFKAKGVPVFYLPVLWHADVTAKRSSGFLIPKPGYSQRRGATLELPYLWAVSPYTDIIISPEFSTNLNPLLNLEVNRKFYSGDLHTRIGVTNERFFDNKGEKWGESDTRGYMLLDGKFDINEDWRWNFTAQRVWDKTSDGLLSWRDDGNGTPVSTPIAAGQPISNLYERYKIDDGFPFTGDYSSNSRRLISQINLIRQTDTAFFSASLFTFQSLAIASQHQLSSNLNNSPLLYLAQRDREQPAVAPMIDAYWSPDQDILGGRLTLSANAVSVIRKTAPSTDIFLAPDIANSNNRGSVDTARANIGLSWRRDMITPGGVKVAPFFDARQDEYYLRDYYAPGYVLQPGEKETRRVSRSLGTVGLDVSYPLLRKFQNLTVVVEPIAQLALSPDSQVDSVLTNEDSNAFEFDDTTLFKSNRSPGFDLYEGGKRLNIGVKTQLNFDSGLKVSTLVGRAFRQDPEENFYRSYTVNGTTYRYDASSLAGTKSDWVVQAEADTGKGLRLYTRQRIADDGNIRRSETGASYFSASTQLTLRHQYDKTSVRDPRNNYNFTVVNGELVPAVGYHDLQLFGRHFFTPSWGVSGQISRDMLRDRWLRSEASIIYQDDCARLELVYQRDETALLQTVPGKASESISIRISLATLAPSDDDFVNVR, encoded by the coding sequence ATGAGAAAAGCGTCGCTCAAGCTGAGCGTAGGAGTCCTGACCCTCGTGGCGGCCGGCGTCGTCAGCGGGCAGGCCGCGGCGCGTCCGGACGCCGAGGTCGAAGGGGAACTGCGACAGAAGGGCATCCGCTTTTTCAGCGCCGACGAGGGCTCTGAAACCGCCCCGCCGTCGGTTGAAACCGTGGCGTCTCCCGCGCCCGTAATCGCAGCCCCGGCCTCCGCGCCCGTCGCCCTGCCGGCGCCCGCACCCGCGGAGACCGCGCCTCAGTCAGCGAACGAAGCCGTGCCGACCCGCACGCGCCGCGTCGTGGAGGACCGTCAGGTCGAATCGGTCGAGGACATCGCCCCGGTGGCCGCCGCTCAGGCGCGCACTGAAACGCCGACGCCGGCCCCCCGGCCCGTCGTCATCACCCCGCGCCTCACCCCAAAACTGACTGACGAACAGTGGCTCAAGGCCGAACGCGACCGCCTCAACGGCAAGGAAGACCCGGCAGAGACCGCTCAGGCGGAAGAGACGCCCCTGCCCGACGACGGACTGGGCGAAGACGGCGCCTTCATCACCGCCGACGAAGTGACCTCCCCCGAAGAAAACGTCATGCTGGCGCGCGGCAAGGTCGAGATGCGCTGGGAAGGCCGCCTGATCCGCGCCGACGAGGTGCGTTACGATCAGGCGACCGGCAAGACGGTCGCCAGCGGCAATGTTCAGACCATCAATCCCGACGGCTCGATCCAGTATGCCGACCGGCTGGAGGTCGATAACGAACATTCCGCCGGCACCGGCGACCGTATCGCCTATATCGACACCGAAAATTCCAAACTGTTCGCCAACAAGGTCGAACGCGTGGATGATCAAACCAACCGCCTGTCCGAAGTCATCTTCACGCCGTGCGAACTGTGCGTGAAGGACAATGTGACTCAGGAACCGACCTGGCACATTCAGGCCGGATCGATCACGCAGGACAAGAGGCGCCGCGTGGTCATCTACCGCAATGCCGTGTTCAAGGCCAAGGGCGTGCCGGTCTTCTACCTGCCGGTCCTGTGGCACGCCGACGTCACCGCCAAGCGCAGTTCCGGCTTCCTGATCCCGAAGCCCGGCTATTCGCAACGCCGCGGCGCGACGCTGGAACTGCCGTATCTGTGGGCGGTTTCGCCCTATACCGACATCATCATCAGCCCGGAATTTTCGACCAATCTCAACCCGCTGCTGAACCTTGAGGTCAACCGCAAATTCTATTCGGGCGACCTGCATACGCGCATCGGCGTCACCAACGAGCGCTTCTTCGACAACAAGGGCGAGAAGTGGGGCGAGAGCGACACGCGCGGCTACATGCTGCTCGACGGCAAGTTCGACATCAACGAAGACTGGCGCTGGAACTTCACGGCGCAACGGGTGTGGGACAAGACCAGTGACGGCCTGCTGTCGTGGCGCGATGACGGCAACGGCACGCCAGTCTCGACGCCCATCGCGGCGGGTCAGCCGATTTCGAACCTCTACGAACGCTATAAGATCGACGACGGCTTCCCCTTCACCGGCGACTATTCGAGCAATTCCCGCCGCCTGATCAGCCAGATCAACCTGATCCGCCAGACCGACACGGCCTTCTTCAGCGCCTCTCTGTTCACCTTCCAGAGCCTGGCCATCGCGTCGCAGCACCAGTTGAGTTCCAATCTCAACAACAGCCCGCTACTCTACCTGGCCCAGCGCGACCGGGAGCAACCGGCCGTCGCGCCGATGATCGACGCCTACTGGTCGCCGGATCAGGACATTCTGGGCGGACGCCTGACCCTGTCGGCCAATGCCGTGTCGGTGATCCGCAAAACAGCGCCTTCGACCGACATATTCCTCGCTCCGGACATTGCCAATTCGAATAATCGCGGCTCCGTCGACACGGCGCGCGCCAATATCGGTCTGTCTTGGCGTCGCGATATGATCACGCCCGGCGGAGTAAAGGTCGCCCCCTTCTTCGATGCACGGCAGGACGAATACTACCTGCGCGACTACTATGCGCCGGGCTACGTCCTGCAACCGGGTGAAAAAGAAACCCGCCGCGTCTCGCGCAGCCTCGGCACCGTCGGCCTCGACGTCTCCTACCCCCTGCTGCGCAAGTTCCAGAACCTGACCGTGGTGGTCGAGCCGATCGCGCAACTGGCCCTGTCGCCCGATTCGCAGGTCGATTCCGTCCTCACCAACGAGGACTCCAATGCCTTCGAATTTGACGACACGACCCTGTTCAAGTCCAACCGCTCGCCGGGCTTCGACCTGTACGAGGGCGGTAAGCGTCTGAATATCGGCGTCAAGACACAGCTCAATTTCGATTCAGGCCTGAAGGTCTCGACCCTGGTGGGCCGCGCCTTCCGTCAGGACCCCGAAGAGAACTTCTACCGGTCCTATACGGTCAACGGCACAACCTATCGCTACGACGCCTCAAGCCTCGCCGGCACCAAATCCGACTGGGTGGTGCAGGCTGAAGCGGATACGGGCAAGGGTCTGCGCCTCTATACGCGCCAGCGCATCGCCGATGATGGCAATATCCGCCGCAGCGAAACGGGCGCCAGCTATTTCAGCGCCTCGACGCAACTGACCCTGCGCCATCAGTACGACAAGACCTCCGTGCGCGACCCGCGCAACAATTATAATTTCACCGTGGTCAATGGCGAACTGGTGCCGGCGGTAGGCTATCACGACCTGCAACTGTTCGGGCGTCACTTTTTCACCCCCAGTTGGGGCGTGTCGGGTCAGATCAGCCGCGATATGCTGCGCGACCGCTGGCTGCGTTCGGAAGCCTCGATCATCTATCAGGACGATTGCGCGCGCCTTGAACTGGTCTATCAGCGCGACGAAACCGCCCTGTTGCAGACGGTTCCGGGCAAGGCCAGCGAGTCTATTTCGATCCGGATAAGTCTTGCCACATTGGCGCCATCTGACGATGATTTTGTCAATGTACGCTAG
- a CDS encoding DNA polymerase III subunit chi: MTQVWFYHLERTPLKAALPDLLEKTLQKGWKAYVLGEAGDTLDGLDQHLWAYREDAFLPHGLESEAQGPRQPVLLGDSAANANGAEVLFSVSAMNLPELSPYQRCLILFEGQDETHLNWARAQWKTLKSQNLDLAYWKQNDAGRWEKVQ; encoded by the coding sequence ATGACCCAGGTCTGGTTCTATCACCTCGAACGCACACCGCTGAAGGCCGCCCTGCCGGACCTGCTCGAAAAGACCCTGCAGAAAGGCTGGAAGGCCTATGTGCTGGGCGAGGCGGGCGACACGCTCGACGGCCTCGATCAGCACCTGTGGGCCTATCGCGAAGACGCCTTCCTGCCGCACGGGCTGGAGAGCGAAGCGCAGGGCCCGCGTCAGCCGGTGCTGCTGGGCGACAGCGCCGCCAATGCCAACGGCGCAGAGGTGCTGTTCTCGGTTTCGGCCATGAATTTGCCCGAACTTTCGCCGTATCAGAGGTGTCTGATCCTTTTCGAGGGGCAGGACGAGACGCATCTCAACTGGGCGCGCGCCCAGTGGAAGACGCTCAAGTCCCAAAACCTCGATCTGGCCTACTGGAAGCAAAACGACGCAGGTCGTTGGGAGAAGGTCCAATGA
- a CDS encoding LptF/LptG family permease translates to MNPIQSVVSLLGYVNPWRQERLTTYIITRCLMAILTALIIVSSIIFLIDYVEVSKSLGQRGELSSLQIVGLLLLKSPNIILVLLPFAFLFGTLSAFVGLNRRSELIAMRAAGMSAWRFVLPATGMAAILGALTITVINPLATMLADEYDRFAARVTQSDTRVKTDEVYLRQGDGKQQTVIHALRQEADGRLIEASFWTFVLDDKEIPRFLTRIDATEATLRPGTWQLKSARVSKPGETTLYYNTLSIDSNLSPERAFTRFAAPQSTNFWQLPGTIAQIEGSGFSAASYILRLHQLLATPLMFAAMTALGAAFSLRLMRIGGLARLTLSGVVLGFMVFFLNQLCGSLGKAEVIPVFLAGWATPAVAFLTAMTLLVYTEDG, encoded by the coding sequence ATGAACCCCATCCAGTCCGTCGTGAGCCTTCTGGGCTATGTCAATCCGTGGCGGCAGGAGCGCCTGACCACCTACATTATCACGCGCTGCCTGATGGCGATCCTGACGGCGCTGATCATCGTTTCCAGCATCATCTTCCTGATCGACTATGTCGAGGTGTCGAAATCGCTGGGCCAGCGCGGCGAATTGTCGAGCCTGCAGATCGTCGGCCTGCTGCTGCTGAAATCGCCCAACATCATTCTGGTGCTGCTGCCCTTCGCCTTCCTGTTCGGCACGCTATCGGCCTTTGTCGGGCTGAACCGGCGTTCGGAACTGATCGCCATGCGCGCCGCCGGCATGTCGGCCTGGCGCTTTGTCCTGCCGGCCACCGGCATGGCGGCGATTCTGGGCGCGCTGACCATCACCGTTATCAACCCGCTCGCCACTATGCTGGCCGACGAATACGACCGCTTCGCCGCCCGCGTCACGCAGTCCGACACCCGCGTCAAGACCGACGAGGTCTATCTGCGTCAGGGCGACGGCAAGCAGCAGACCGTCATCCACGCCCTGCGTCAGGAGGCCGACGGCCGTCTGATCGAGGCCAGTTTCTGGACCTTCGTGCTTGACGACAAGGAAATCCCGCGCTTCCTGACCCGCATCGACGCCACCGAGGCCACGCTGCGCCCCGGCACGTGGCAGCTCAAGAGCGCGCGCGTCAGCAAGCCGGGCGAAACCACCCTCTATTACAATACGCTGTCGATCGATTCGAACCTGAGCCCGGAGCGCGCCTTCACCCGCTTCGCCGCGCCGCAGTCGACCAATTTCTGGCAACTGCCCGGCACGATCGCGCAAATCGAAGGGTCGGGCTTTTCCGCCGCCTCCTATATCCTGCGCCTGCATCAGTTGCTGGCCACGCCGCTGATGTTCGCCGCCATGACGGCGCTGGGGGCCGCCTTCTCGCTGCGCCTGATGCGCATAGGCGGGCTGGCGCGCCTGACCCTGTCGGGCGTCGTGCTGGGCTTCATGGTCTTCTTCCTCAATCAGCTCTGCGGTTCGCTGGGCAAGGCCGAGGTCATCCCGGTGTTTCTGGCCGGCTGGGCCACCCCCGCCGTCGCCTTTTTGACGGCGATGACATTGCTCGTTTATACCGAAGACGGCTAG